DNA from Phragmites australis chromosome 16, lpPhrAust1.1, whole genome shotgun sequence:
AATCTTTCTCCGAGCTTGTTGGGCATGATGTTGTTGCTCAGTCTCTTTCGGGTGCTGTTTTGAAAGGAAAACTTGCTCCTATCTATCTCTTCCATGGTCCGCATGGTGTAGGCAAGACATCCGCGGCTAGAATATTTGCAGCGGCGCTGAATTGCCATTCTCCTGGTGGGAACCAGCCATGTGGGCACTGCGAGGAATGCATGGCCATATTCTCAGGAGGCAGCAGTACTGTGATAGAGGTTGATGCTTCCAAACTTGATTGCAAATCTAGAGTTGCGGCCTTGCTCAGGAATGCCTGTGAAGTTCCTGCTTCTTCACACTTCAAGGTTCTTATAGTAGATGATTGCCAACAAATGGACAAGGAGGGATGGTACTCCATCTACAATAGCCTTGAAGGGATTCCTGACAGCTCAATCTTTGTCATGATAACATCCGACATTGATAAACTACCAAGCAATTCCATCGGATGGTGCCAGAGCTACAGGTTTTGCAAGATAGATGATGCACAGATTGCCCGCCGGTTGATCAAGATTTGCACAAAAGAAGGTATGGAATTCGAAGCCGAAGCACTGGAGCTTCTTGCTCGCAAGGCCAATGGTTCCATTCGAGATGCAATTCAGATGCTTGATCAACTAACTCTACTTGGAAGAAGAATCAGCAAATCAGTGACACATGAACTAGTAAGTTGATTGCTCCAGTTTTCTTGCcttcatatacatatatcaTCATCAAAGAATTTTACCCCTTTTCCTTCACTTCCGAAACTGTCAATTTGTCAACACCTTAACTTgctatgccccccccccccccttcccagATAGGTGATATCTCAGATGAGGAATTGCTTGATCTTCTCAATCTGGCTATGTCATCAGATGCTGCTACTATTGTGAGGAGGGCTAGGGAGCTTTTGAGCTCAAAGGTCGACCCCCTGCAGTTATTAGCCCAGCTTGCAAATCTTATCATGGATATTTTAGCTGGAAAGCACCCGTCAGATTCTTCAGAAGTCAGAAGAGTTACTGGCAAACATACATGTATGCTCTCTTCCCTTCTAAGCTTCAAAATTATGCAGCTGCATATTAAATGACCTCAGGCCTATTATGCTATTGCTGAagataatattttcttttaaacATGAGTTAATAGCTTAACATTATCCAGTTTCTTACACTTGTACACCTGTCCATTGTTTCCGTCTCCATCTAACTTTTTATCAAACTTTGCAGCTGCTGATGTCGATGTACACAAACTTAGGAATGCACTGGAAATACTCTCTGAAACTGAAAAGCAATTAAAGACCACAAAAAACCAGTCTACATGGCTTACTGCTGCTCTGTTACAGTTTAATATGAGAGAGCCCTACTGTCTAGATGATACTGCAGTTTCAAGCATGTTCACTGAGAGTCACACAGGTAACTAATATTCTCTGCCTCCTGAATTTTGATCTCTCCTAAAAGCCGTTGCTGTCGAAATATCTGGGTTTTTAAGTATTCAGTTACATTATGGAAGTGAAACCATGTCCATGACCAAGTCACTTTTTTGGAATGTCCGTGTACTGACAAGTAAGCTGTTTGTTGCACAGATGATGGAACCGCAATATTGAAGGATGAGAGTTTAGATACAAGTTCTCATCTTTGTTCTCTGAACAAAGTTGGTTCTCTAGATATGAATTTGGGAGATCCAGATGTATTGGAGACTATATGGATGAAGGCTCTTGAAAGCTGTTCATCCCGTCCGCTTCAAAATCTACTGCGGAAGGACGGGAAGTTGTCATCTCTATACACAACCCAAGGTAATTTGCTGTGTGTGGGacctttctcttttgttttgtttgaaaGACAGATCCGTTTGTCATCTTTACAGCATGTCCCTACCTCCTGTAGTTCTTGTTTCCTGTGGTCCATCATACGCCTTTCCAGGCAATTGCTCACTGCTGCATTTCAGAAAACACATGTTTGTCTGGACATATGTATCATACATATAGTTATAGGTATACCTGTTGATAAGTTACTGTTCTTGTCTTCCTGGCGGGGATGCATCTTGCTCAGAATTCTACAGTAATAGTCATCAAGCTACCCATAAAATAGAACTGCACACATCTATGTTTTCAGGATGAAGTTACGATGCGATATGCTTTTAGTTGACACCTGATGGTCTATTTGAGGACACTGGAGTCAATTTTACGGTTAACATCATTGCACGCACGCACTTTGGATATTTTCTTAATTTAAGTCAGATTTCATTCTATTCGACTCTGGATTGTAGGTGTAGCAGTTGCTGAGTTGCAGTTCTGCCATCCTGAGGATGTACCAACATCAGAGAGCTTCTGGAAGCCACTTTGCGCTTCTCTGCAGAATTTGCTGAGGTGCAATGTCGATATCCAAATCAACCTTTCACCAATCTCCAGCAGAAGTGCTGGATCGAAGGATTCATCCGTCAGCCTGGTCATGCAATCCAGAGAAGACCGGGAGGTGCAGGACCCGGCCGCCACAAATTGCAGAACTGTCGTGTCATCCAGAAGAGACTGTCCCTCTCCACTC
Protein-coding regions in this window:
- the LOC133896184 gene encoding protein STICHEL-like 2; translated protein: MIEERRHSVDIPISRALVAIMRSRSLRDPDTNSLAKFSAKKTIWEGCSLEEDEPEGNNYGRHSFSYNAYDHLQRRREEFGDSMRSGRLANSPIDIIKANAMAKAALHNQSCCSAISGMSRAAKDRAFALVTEGEELGRREARTFQESSRSLLQKYRPKSFSELVGHDVVAQSLSGAVLKGKLAPIYLFHGPHGVGKTSAARIFAAALNCHSPGGNQPCGHCEECMAIFSGGSSTVIEVDASKLDCKSRVAALLRNACEVPASSHFKVLIVDDCQQMDKEGWYSIYNSLEGIPDSSIFVMITSDIDKLPSNSIGWCQSYRFCKIDDAQIARRLIKICTKEGMEFEAEALELLARKANGSIRDAIQMLDQLTLLGRRISKSVTHELIGDISDEELLDLLNLAMSSDAATIVRRARELLSSKVDPLQLLAQLANLIMDILAGKHPSDSSEVRRVTGKHTSADVDVHKLRNALEILSETEKQLKTTKNQSTWLTAALLQFNMREPYCLDDTAVSSMFTESHTDDGTAILKDESLDTSSHLCSLNKVGSLDMNLGDPDVLETIWMKALESCSSRPLQNLLRKDGKLSSLYTTQGVAVAELQFCHPEDVPTSESFWKPLCASLQNLLRCNVDIQINLSPISSRSAGSKDSSVSLVMQSREDREVQDPAATNCRTVVSSRRDCPSPLAAGQAKEKPSHILGCLHGTTDGDAADTESKILSYQKISAIPAASTPGNAPLKARGGIPKVEEDRDRHGCFSSFLPCGACALRRRSQPREKRRASLFSCCFCKIRPDCKTKAEAG